In a genomic window of Babylonia areolata isolate BAREFJ2019XMU chromosome 3, ASM4173473v1, whole genome shotgun sequence:
- the LOC143280390 gene encoding uncharacterized protein LOC143280390, protein MPEVALSFRAVCGGFVPVYMNFMYRRTVERKSLFIRTLKLRRLQDSVVVGFLLAYLYLGVFLHRCGDVELNPGPGPSGKADNLRQTRMMSSGGGTSASTSSPSRTSGLS, encoded by the coding sequence ATGCCAGAGGTGGCTTTAAGTTTTCGAGCCGTGTGTGGGGGGTTCGTGCCTGTATACATGAATTTCATGTATCGACGGACAGTTGAAAGGAAATCTCTCTTCATTCGGACATTGAAGCTGCGAAGACTGCAAGACAGTGTCGTCGTTGGTTTCCTCCTGGCCTATTTGTACCTGGGCGTTTTTCTGCATCGATGTGGGGACGTGGAACTGAACCCTGGCCCTGGACCCAGTGGGAAGGCAGACAACCTGCGACAGACCCGGATGATGAGCTCTGGTGGTGGTACCTCTGCGTCAACGTCTTCCCCTTCAAGAACGTCAG